A region of the Anolis carolinensis isolate JA03-04 chromosome 1, rAnoCar3.1.pri, whole genome shotgun sequence genome:
CCTTACCAACTTGGATGCCACACTTGATACAGTGCCAGAAGATATTTTGCCCTCTGTTTGTCCACTAATAATTGACTCTTTTCAAGCCTGAGGATGTGAACAGGATCCTAAGAGAACTGAAAGCTTCCATTTGTCTACTAGACTGTTGCCCTTCTTGACTCATTAAAAGCACCAGGTGGGATTGGCTGATTGTGTAAAGGGAGTACAGgctgtccccgagttacaaacgtctgacttacaaatgactcatagctaagaacaggggtgagataacaggaagtgagagaaatctaccctttggaagggaaattcactcatgaaagagttatcatggcaaaaaagctgtctccactgacactttattgccaatccttgtttccacaacaagcctttttttttcttcaaaagcaGCTATCACtgggacaggaagtgaggtgaaaacagggacacagacagcaaaacaaacactacatggGTTTTAaagccttctctatgctatccaaatatatatggctggagttacacttaaaaacgtACCTGTTTccacttacacacaaattcagtttaagaacaaacatacagaacctacTTGGAGTCTGCCTGTAGTCAATGTCCATTCACAACAGTGCAGGTTTCCAACATGTCCATAGGAGCCAATATCCATCATTCTGCTTTTGAGCAGTTTAAAAGTACATGTGATGGACTCCCAGCTGCGGGGATCCCTAGACGAAATGGATTATCTTGATCCATAGccatctggtttcaggcctgatcAGGGGACAGAGATGGCTGTAGTtggcttggtggatgacctagaaAAGAAGAGTAGGCCCTTGATGTCTctgctggatctctcagcagtTTTCATTTGACCGTGGTGTCCTTCAGAGCTGCCTTGCATAGATGAGGCCTGGAAGCACTATTTTAACAGTGACTGTATTTCTTCCTGGAAGGATGAGCCCTGAAGAGCAGACCTCAATTTGACTCCATGGCCATTGTCCCTTGGATCATCCCCAAAGCTATTTATGATTCTGTCAATGCCCATTCCTCGAGGTGCCTGACCTGACCACAGTGTTACATCCCTTGGTTGCATCTCAATTGGATTATAGCAATGCACTGTGCGAGATTGCCTTTGAAATTTTTTTGGAAACTACTGATGGTAGAAAGAGTAATTGCCTATTACAGGGAGTAGTTATAGGAATCATACAGCTCCCCTGCTCTAACTACTCCAACAGCTACTGATCTATTCCTGGGAATAATTCAAACTGCTAGTTATTACCGTAAAAGCCCTATGTAGCTTAGGACCCGGCTTTCTAACATCTCTCGCTATGAGCCCATTCAGGCCCTGAAGTAcactggagaggcccttctttcatTCCCACTACTTTCATAGGTATGGTTAGTTGGAGTACAAGATAGAGTCATTTTGGTAGTTGCTCctaggctttggaactccctctctagGGAGGCCAGAATGGTCCTCTTCTTGCGACCTTCAGTTGGCTTTTAAAACTGACAGCTTTTAAGGAACGGGCTTGCAATGCTGTATAGTTTACAGTATGTTGTGCTGTGTTAAGTGCTTTTTATACTTGTTAAATGTGTGTTGTAAACTATTAAAATATGGTTAATAATTTAGTTCTATTCCAGTATtgcctttttgtttatttttaactgttttgttgttttgatttGGAAAGTGCTTTTAGTTCTTGGGGGAAAGTGGGGTATTATTGCCTTACCTATTTGATCTCTGGTGTGATAAGATGTTCTGCCATTATTTGTGTGTACTGAGGCTTTAACCTCTCTCCCCCTCCTGTCTTACAGAGTTCCTGCTGGGGACTGTGCGGAAGGATGGCAGCTGCAGAGCCCCTGACTGCATTCTCCCGCTGGTACCTCTATGCCATTCATGGCTACTTCTGTGAGGTGATGTTCACAGCCGCTTGGGAGTTTGTAGTTAATTTCAACTGGAAGTTCCCAGGCGTCACCAGTGTATGGGCCCTCTTCATCTATGGAACCTCTATCCTCATTGTAGAAAAGATGTACCTGTACCTGAAGGACAAGTGTAACATACTCCTGCGCTGCCTCATTTATACTTTGTGGACGTATGTTTGGGAATTCACCACTGGCTTCATCTTACGCCAGTTCAACGCTTGCCCTTGGGACTACTCTCAGTTTGACTTGAACTTCATGGGCCTCATAACTCTGGAGTATGCAGTTCCGTGGTTCTGTGCGGCAATTATCATGGAACAGCTAGTCATCAGGAACACCCTGCGTTTGCGCTTTGATGAGAATGCTGAACCCGGGGTCCCCAGTCCTACTGTAACCTTGGCCAATGGCCATGTGAAAACTAATTGAAAGGTGAACTTGAAGTGATGCTGTGAACTTTCCTGCCCCCTCTGTTGAAGACTTGCAATGACGGCCTCCAAAAGAAAACTTCCTGTATGATAAACAAACCTCCTAGATTTGGAGGTATGCATGAAAAAGTTGAATCAATAGGTTTTCTATGGAATttgcccttttttctttcttaaacaaGTAGCACAGTCAGCTATCTGTTGGCTAGATACTTTGACTTGTAACTTACTGTGAAAGCAGTCCTGTTACCTGCATTTTACTGcataggggtggggtggggtgataAGACAAATGCTAGTCAACTTTTACAAAATTACAAGTTAGTGGATTGACACATATGGCCCAGTTAATGTAGATTTGGCTTCTATTCCGTTGGGCAATATTCAGGTGCTTGCTTGCAACCAATACCTCCCATGGGACCTGAGATGCTACAGGGTCAAGGAAAAACCAACTGCTGCTGAGACAGCCCAACAGTGGCAGCCTTCTGGGGAGGTAAAATTTGCCGTCTTGTGTGCTCCTCctgaggcttttttaaaaaaacgattgCACCACCACATATAATATTATGGTGCTGGACATCTTGCTggatttatataaaatacacactttTTGAACCATCCATTGTAATGCTCGCTCAAGAGCCTGTCctctcattcattcatatatatatatatatatatatatatatggatatatatatttttgctggATGAATGATAGCATTCCTGTACAAGCTGCATTTTGGCCAAGTAGTTAAAAGTGGGAAAGAAGTATGGCCGAAGTCTTCCCTGCCTCCTGTCCTTACACTTTGTAGTGGAACTCAGTAGAAGGGCTCCTCCAGGTCTGATCCTTGCAACTCTCAAAGTAAGTGTTCTCCGCAGCTGAAAAATGCTCTGCCACTTAATGCTGCTGTTGTGGATCATCGGCGAGCCCTGGTGTCAACGAGACCTGCCCTCTTTGGGATTTGGAATCCTGTTAAACAGACTGTTGAATGCTTGTGCGTATTTTGGTTTCTACTGCATTTTCTCTGCACCCTGCCTACTGTATCCAGTATGCTAATCACAGTGTTAACGGTGCAGCAATTAACCCTCTTCTTCATCAGGTTATTGATGAGTAGCTGCTGATGACATCCTATTGCTTCAGCGTGAGGGGCACTGAAGAATTTTTCTCCAGTATCTTCCAGATGGGCTGTGAACAGTTTTCTGCACGTTTTCTAGAACTTGAGGCAAACTTCCCAAGGGGACATGGCTTTCTTGTATTTTGCAAGAAGTAGCAATCATAAGGAAAATACTTTTCATCtggcacccatcaaaggatgttTTGTCAATCCTAgagtaaaagaaaaacaacaaatccCAACCTATCTTTTTTGGGATAAGTGGGTTTGTTGAAAACAATTAGCATCCAAGAGCCTTAAGAGGAGGTCATGCTTGTGATTCGGCCACCTGGGCCAGAACAGTTCCATGTATCTGAATGGAATGGAATTGCACTAGCAACAAGCTTGACTTGTGATGTGCATTTCCTCATGTGGTCGGTCCCAAAGCCCCTTCTGCATTTGAAGATATGGATGATTTCTTTGGCTGACCACTGACTGTTTCATCCACCTGGTAATCAGCTCAAACAGCTGTTCTTTGTCCTATTGAGTTCCATTGAAGGGGAAACAAAATACACCCAGAGAGAGAATGTATCCATACTACATTGTTTTAGCAGTTTGATCCCATTTTAACTGTCAAGGCTCCATCCTGTAGAATCCTGAGATGTGTTATTTGGTGAAACACCATTCTGCTAGAAAGCTCTAGTaaactacagattccaggattccaaagcaagAAGCCATGAGTTAAAGTATCATAGCATCATACTGCTACAACTGTGCATTGCCGACGACCTAAAAGACATCTGGTCATCCTGAATGGATTCTACAATGTGTTATACATGAGAAAAAGTGTAGCATTAACCTGTcttgtgttttcagagtgtgatTAATTTATGTCTCCCCATTTCCCTTCAGGTGTGACATCCATTGCTGGCAATGGATGGGCAGGAGCACTGCCAGCAGACTTTTAATCAGGTCTGCTCTGTGGTTAACAGTGTCTCCTGAAATACTCAGCACTTAGCAAACAACCACACAGATTAACAGTCTCTTTTTTAGTtagtcagatttttaaaatcacgATCGAATCAATCTCTGTGTGGTGTGGGGGCATACTTGATTTATTGCTTAGCAGTCTTGCAACACTAGTGAATTGGAGTGGAAATAAGGTGGATGGGAAACCCGCTGTTTCTGGAGTCATGATTTGAAGCCTTCTTACAGTTCAGTCCTATACATGTTTACTCAGCAGCATGCCAACTTGAATTCATTGGGCAGGAACTGGACTCAATGACCTCCAAGGTTTCTTCCAACACTTTGTGATTCTAAGTGGGcataggattgcagccttaaTTGATATCGGGATGCAGTGAATACTGTAAGgagaaaacacattttcttgGCATCCCACATCTCTAAACTGCTGTTCTGTTCTCTCAAAATAAATTGGGAAGATATTGGATGCTGGCTGTGTGGCTTCTCATGAAAAACTTTTTAGAAAACACTAAAAGCAATTTTCCTCCAAATGTTCCATGATTGAGGGAAAGATTGAGGGAATAGTAAAAGTAGAAAATGGGCTTCTCTTACATTTCTTGGTAATTTTGTTTTGTGAAGCATCACGTAAGACTCGGTAAGTACTGTCTTGCCACTTTTAATGCTGATGACTGATTTCCAATGAGTAGATGTCCAGTTTTATACTTCTCCAAAGTACTGATCTTTTAAATGGGCTTGTAAAAGCATGAAAGGAAAATGTCTAAAAATAGCAAAGTCTCAAGGGTTACATTTTTGTGCAATTAATAACACAGTCCCATGTTCTTTGGGTAACTCTAATCTCCTCCTAAATGGCACCATTCTTTAAAGGCTGGTAAGTAGTTGTTTACTTACACTGAAGAACAACATCTAGTCTTTAATCTGCTGACACCTCATAGAAATCAGCTATGTTTCCCCATGATGTACCAGAATATCATTTCCTAAAGTTTATTTTATGCCATTTTCTGTAATTCATATAGCATAACCATTTCCTCAAGGAGCTCCGATTTTCACAAACACATGCACTTTATTTACACTTGGAACATGGGGAACTGAACTGAGCTCAAAAGATCAATATTTTCCCATGTAATGTCCTCCAGATAACTTTTTGACTATATGACCTTTCTTTGACATTTTCTCCCTCCTCTGTAAGTCATTGTATGTGTCAGCCCTTCAGATCTCTTCACTTAGGAGGAAGTTCCAAATGTGCAGCCACATACTTCTTTCATTTCCTTTATGTTTATTTTCTCATTATTTCAGTTCATGTGATGGGGGTGGGTGGATGGGAACTCCTACTCTTATAACTGGTTTGCTTAAACTACATAGCAATGGCCACACTATTGACAACTGTAGCCCAGTAGCTGTGCAGTGGAGAAGCCACTGGCATCTAAAACACACAATAAAACGCACACAGTCCTCAGTTAAATGTTTGCTTGTATGTGTATCCTCCTCAATAGATTAAAGTTGCCTGTTTTAATTCACCAGCAATAAAAAAAGGTGTGGTTTGTTAGCTTTGCCTTTGCTCATGCGGAAAGGGTGGCTCTATTTGATTTGTTGCAGACGTGGTGGTGGAGGATGGACCTATTATAAACTTGTCTAACAAAGCAGTTTTCAAACAGTTTCCTCCACACATAGATGATATGCCTTAGGCAAGACACTTTCAGTTtcatttaaaagaagaaagaaggacatgaacataacaacaacaacaacaacaacaacaacaaaaccaacatTTGGATTATATGGATTATCAAATCATCTTATGTTCTGGATGAACAAGAGAATTCCATGCTCCATGCTTCACAGACAATGGATGAATCTTTCTAGGACTTTTCCAAATGCTATGCTTCTACGTAGGGGGTGGAGGCACTCTTTGGAGAACgtatgtttcttttaaaatctgaGGCAGAGAGTGTGTGATtccccaaggtcagccagtgaaTTTCCTTGGCCAAATGGGGAATTCAACTCTTGTCTTCAGAGTCTGGCTCTGCAAGAGATTTAAAGGCAACCAAATCCTAGCACATTCAGATGTAGTATTCTGAAAGTTCTAGAACCGTGGTGtacaacttttggtcctccaagtaTTTGGTCCTCCCAGAAGCCTTGCACAGCTTGTCCAATGTTCAGGAATTCTTGGAGAATCAATGGTTGGACACCACAGTTTTAGAACATCAAAAccacaaagccccccccccccccaatcagccctccatatt
Encoded here:
- the tmem229b gene encoding transmembrane protein 229B isoform X3 — encoded protein: MAAAEPLTAFSRWYLYAIHGYFCEVMFTAAWEFVVNFNWKFPGVTSVWALFIYGTSILIVEKMYLYLKDKCNILLRCLIYTLWTYVWEFTTGFILRQFNACPWDYSQFDLNFMGLITLEYAVPWFCAAIIMEQLVIRNTLRLRFDENAEPGVPSPTVTLANGHVKTN
- the tmem229b gene encoding transmembrane protein 229B isoform X2: MPVNVEESRQSSCWGLCGRMAAAEPLTAFSRWYLYAIHGYFCEVMFTAAWEFVVNFNWKFPGVTSVWALFIYGTSILIVEKMYLYLKDKCNILLRCLIYTLWTYVWEFTTGFILRQFNACPWDYSQFDLNFMGLITLEYAVPWFCAAIIMEQLVIRNTLRLRFDENAEPGVPSPTVTLANGHVKTN
- the tmem229b gene encoding transmembrane protein 229B isoform X1, whose product is MPHPGDGSPRLEPGVAGCGGGRGKEPGSRRRRRRSGPRGAPLRGSLAAAPAPAPPKRGRGRAALLAAPAPPAPPWNCTCPDMPVNVEESRQSSCWGLCGRMAAAEPLTAFSRWYLYAIHGYFCEVMFTAAWEFVVNFNWKFPGVTSVWALFIYGTSILIVEKMYLYLKDKCNILLRCLIYTLWTYVWEFTTGFILRQFNACPWDYSQFDLNFMGLITLEYAVPWFCAAIIMEQLVIRNTLRLRFDENAEPGVPSPTVTLANGHVKTN